A region from the Rheinheimera mangrovi genome encodes:
- a CDS encoding DUF4386 domain-containing protein: protein MNSAFERAPQFYVRLGGVFYLAIIVLGLFGELMVRGSLVVPLDAAATAQNIMASSSLWRLGIVGDLSMQLLDIPIIVLFYLLFKRVNAGLNLAATFFNLIQTAMLVANKLLLVIPLLLLGGGAAASAFSSEQLAAWSYLAIGLHSYGFGIGLIFFALACLLRGYLIIKSGFFPAFIGAMLALAGLCYLINSLALLLAPALASLLFPWVLMPVLAAELSLSLWMIIKGVNMQQWQQSSQTAS from the coding sequence ATGAATTCAGCGTTTGAACGTGCACCGCAGTTTTATGTGCGTCTGGGGGGAGTGTTTTATCTGGCCATCATTGTGTTGGGCCTTTTTGGTGAATTGATGGTCAGAGGCTCTCTGGTGGTTCCTCTAGATGCAGCAGCCACAGCGCAGAATATTATGGCGTCATCCTCATTGTGGAGGCTGGGCATAGTAGGGGACTTGTCGATGCAACTGCTCGATATCCCTATTATCGTGTTGTTTTATTTATTGTTTAAACGCGTCAACGCGGGGCTGAATCTGGCCGCCACTTTTTTTAACCTGATCCAAACCGCTATGTTGGTGGCCAATAAACTGTTGTTAGTCATTCCATTGTTGTTATTAGGTGGTGGGGCTGCTGCATCTGCGTTTTCTTCGGAGCAATTGGCTGCCTGGTCTTATCTTGCTATTGGGCTGCACAGCTATGGTTTTGGCATAGGGCTGATCTTTTTTGCGCTGGCCTGTTTGCTGCGTGGTTATCTGATTATTAAATCGGGCTTTTTTCCGGCTTTTATCGGAGCAATGTTGGCGCTAGCGGGTCTATGTTATCTGATCAATAGCCTGGCCTTGTTGCTGGCGCCAGCCCTGGCTTCGCTGCTATTCCCCTGGGTTCTGATGCCGGTGTTAGCTGCTGAATTAAGCTTAAG
- a CDS encoding PilZ domain-containing protein, with the protein MEEIQLDFTELKELYRCYMPFLKNGGLFVRTARPYRMGHSLSLLVTLPDALEAVRVTGKVAWLTPQGAQSSTPAGIGVAFIDDKFQLQDKIEKLLGGMLDSTEPTYSL; encoded by the coding sequence GTGGAAGAAATCCAACTGGATTTTACTGAACTAAAAGAGCTGTACCGCTGCTATATGCCATTTCTGAAAAATGGCGGTTTGTTTGTGCGTACAGCACGGCCTTACCGTATGGGGCACTCTTTATCTTTGTTGGTCACTTTACCTGACGCATTGGAAGCTGTGCGTGTAACTGGCAAAGTTGCCTGGCTGACCCCCCAAGGCGCACAAAGCTCTACTCCGGCTGGCATTGGCGTGGCTTTTATCGACGATAAATTTCAGCTGCAGGATAAAATTGAAAAACTATTAGGTGGTATGCTCGATTCTACTGAGCCTACCTACAGCCTTTAA
- a CDS encoding TatD family hydrolase, which yields MFVDSHCHLDRLEWDKLALTLPEVIQQAVTAKVEHMLCVSVSLKEFPAMKQLVAAYPQVSVSCGEHPLHQEDQIDIELLRRYCADPAVVAVGETGLDYFYSPDSKAIQQEAFVAHIAVGRELKKPLIVHTRDARADTLNLLRSGGAADCGGVLHCFTEDWDTAKAALDLGFYISLSGIVTFRNADELRAVARQIPADRLLIETDSPYLAPVPYRGKTNQPAYVSAVAACIAEQRNVSIELLAEQTSANFYQLFQSVKRD from the coding sequence TTGTTTGTTGATTCACATTGCCACCTCGACCGTCTGGAATGGGATAAATTAGCCCTGACCCTGCCTGAAGTTATACAACAAGCTGTGACAGCCAAAGTAGAGCATATGTTGTGTGTATCGGTCAGCCTGAAAGAATTTCCCGCAATGAAACAACTGGTGGCGGCTTATCCACAAGTGTCAGTCTCTTGTGGTGAGCATCCGTTGCATCAGGAAGACCAGATTGATATCGAGTTACTGCGTCGTTATTGCGCGGATCCTGCTGTTGTCGCAGTAGGCGAAACAGGTCTGGATTATTTTTACAGTCCGGACAGCAAAGCTATTCAGCAAGAGGCGTTTGTCGCTCATATAGCGGTCGGCCGTGAGCTGAAAAAACCTTTGATAGTGCATACCCGTGATGCCAGAGCGGACACCTTGAATTTATTGCGCTCTGGTGGCGCTGCTGATTGTGGTGGTGTATTGCACTGCTTTACCGAAGACTGGGATACAGCAAAAGCGGCGTTGGATTTAGGTTTTTATATTTCGTTATCCGGCATTGTGACCTTTCGTAATGCTGATGAGTTGCGAGCTGTAGCGCGGCAAATCCCTGCGGACCGCTTATTAATTGAAACCGACTCGCCCTATTTAGCTCCTGTGCCTTATCGTGGCAAAACCAATCAGCCTGCTTATGTCAGCGCAGTGGCTGCATGTATTGCAGAACAGCGTAATGTCAGCATTGAATTGTTGGCGGAACAAACCTCAGCAAATTTTTACCAGCTATTTCAATCAGTTAAAAGAGATTAG